In Magnolia sinica isolate HGM2019 chromosome 12, MsV1, whole genome shotgun sequence, a single genomic region encodes these proteins:
- the LOC131221763 gene encoding receptor-like serine/threonine-protein kinase SD1-8 translates to MMERKSGKLFILLSFFIFYCLCIRFSYAMDTITQDQPLPDGKTVISAGEVFEMGFFSPGKSKNRYVGIWYKRVTKQRVVWVANRKNPVSHSSAVLTIKNNNGNLMILDELGGNFMVTSASATNQTSARLLESGNLILIEGNSTNDEGRVIWQSFDYPTDTYLPGMKLGVNRKSGRKWFLASWTSEDDPAPGNFTYGMDSDGLAQFSIWRERQKNWTSGTWNGEIFSLIPVMRTNYLLNYSYVSNEDGTYFIYSLYYKTIISIMVMDVSGQIKLLIWEEKSQSWNTYWSQPRAACEFYAPCGAYGICEGTVLSFCRCLHGFEPYSRGDWDAGDKSKGCVRRIELKCGNQDGFLPLSGMMFSGNPRVLKNSSLSLEYCEVECRRNCSCIAYASAHDNRTGCAFWDGELMNLCKIASNISANVPDLYVRLDASELDQPTDSRQQVTRNNTGKKKRQQVIIAVTITIPILLLGSVTCYFCRRNHTPKGNQERSQEVLLHESRNNGLDDRESINANMLSEGRRKGLELPLFSFATVVAATDNFSPTNKLGQGGFGPVYKAKLHEGPEIAVKRLSRSSGQGLEEFKIEIILIAKLQHMNLVRILGCCIEGEEKILLYEYMPNKSLDSFLFDPTKGKLLDWGKRVHIINGIAQGLLYLHKYSRLRVIHRDLKASNILLDGEMNPKISDFGMARIFRRNESEANTNRVVGTYGYMSPEYAMEGLFSEKSDVYSFGVLLLEIVSGKKISSFYHSDRSLNLLGYAWELWKDGRDLELKDPTLDDPISTSCDIFRFIQMGLLCVQESATDRPTMSDVVSMLSNEMSMLAIPKRPAFFLGRREHVEN, encoded by the exons ATGATGGAAAGAAAATCCGGCAAACTGTTTATTCTTCTCAGTTTCTTCATATTCTACTGCCTCTGCATTCGATTTTCCTACGCGATGGATACCATCACTCAAGACCAACCCCTCCCTGACGGGAAGACCGTGATTTCTGCTGGTGAGGTTTTCGAGATGGGCTTCTTCAGCCCCGGCAAGTCGAAGAATCGTTACGTGGGAATATGGTACAAGAGAGTCACGAAACAAAGGGTTGTATGGGTTGCCAATAGGAAAAATCCAGTCTCGCATTCATCTGCTGTCCTTACAATCAAAAACAACAATGGGAATCTGATGATCTTGGATGAGCTTGGAGGCAACTTCATGGTGACATCTGCTTCTGCTACCAATCAAACAAGTGCTCGGCTCTTGGAATCTGGAAACCTCATCCTGATAGAAGGGAATTCGACGAATGATGAAGGCCGGGTCATATGGCAAAGCTTCGATTATCCTACTGACACATATCTCCCTGGCATGAAACTGGGAGTGAATAGAAAGAGTGGGCGAAAATGGTTCCTTGCTTCATGGACAAGTGAAGATGACCCTGCTCCCGGGAACTTCACTTATGGAATGGATTCCGATGGATTGGCTCAGTTTTCTATATGGAGAGAACGACAAAAAAACTGGACTAGTGGCACTTGGAACGGGGAGATTTTCAGCCTTATTCCTGTAATGAGAAcaaattatttattaaattacAGCTACGTATCGAATGAGGATGGGACATATTTTATTTATTCACTGTATTATAAAACTATAATTTCAATAATGGTGATGGACGTGTCTGGGCAAATCAAGCTATTGATATGGGAGGAGAAGAGCCAATCTTGGAATACGTATTGGTCTCAACCAAGAGCGGCATGTGAGTTTTATGCTCCTTGTGGGGCTTATGGTATCTGCGAAGGGACGGTGCTCTCTTTCTGCAGGTGCTTGCACGGGTTTGAGCCTTACTCTCGAGGAGATTGGGATGCAGGTGATAAATCAAAGGGGTGCGTGAGGCGAATAGAACTGAAGTGTGGGAATCAAGATGGGTTCTTGCCGTTGAGTGGCATGATGTTTTCTGGTAACCCTCGAGTTCTAAAGAATTCAAGTCTCAGCCTAGAATACTGCGAAGTTGAGTGCAGGAGAAACTGCTCTTGTATTGCTTATGCTTCTGCTCATGACAACAGAACCGGATGTGCCTTTTGGGATGGAGAGTTGATGAATCTTTGTAAGATCGCCAGCAACATCTCCGCCAACGTCCCTGATCTTTATGTTCGTCTTGATGCTTCAGAGCTCGATCAACCTACTGACTCTCGACAACAAGTCACTagaaata ACACAGGAAAGAAGAAGAGGCAGCAAGTAATCATTGCAGTAACAATCACTATTCCCATCCTCTTATTGGGCTCAGTTACGTGTTATTTCTGTAGGCGAAATCACACGCCTAAAG GGAATCAGGAAAGAAGCCAAGAAGTATTGTTGCATGAGTCACGAAATAATGGGTTAGATGACAGGGAATCAATCAATGCAAACATGCTCAGCGAGGGCAGGAGGAAGGGTCTGGAGTTGCCCTTATTCAGTTTTGCAACTGTAGTAGCTGCTACAGATAACTTCTCTCCAACAAATAAGCTTGGGCAGGGTGGTTTCGGCCCTGTTTATAAG GCTAAGCTGCACGAGGGACCAGAAATTGCAGTGAAAAGGCTTTCGAGAAGTTCTGGACAAGGTCTAGAAGAGTTCAAAATTGAGATTATACTTATTGCCAAACTACAACATATGAATCTTGTTAGGATCTTGGGATGCTGCatcgaaggagaagaaaagatacTACTCTACGAATACATGCCCAACAAAAGTTTGGATTCCTTCCTCTTTG atccaaccaAAGGAAAGCTATTAGATTGGGGAAAACGTGTCCACATCATCAATGGAATTGCTCAAGGGCTTCTCTATCTTCACAAGTACTCCAGATTGAGAGTTATTCACAGAGATCTTAAAGCCAGTAACATTctcttggatggtgagatgaacCCCAAGATATCAGACTTTGGAATGGCGAGAATTTTCAGGCGGAATGAATCAGAGGCAAATACGAATAGGGTTGTTGGGACTTA TGGTTATATGTCTCCTGAGTATGCAATGGAGGGCCTTTTCTCAGAGAAATCTGATGTTTATAGCTTTGGAGTCTTACTACTAGAGATTGTAAGTGGCAAGAAGATCTCCAGCTTTTATCATTCCGATAGGTCTCTAAACCTTCTGGGATAT GCATGGGAATTGTGGAAGGATGGTAGGGACTTGGAGCTGAAGGACCCAACGTTAGATGATCCAATATCTACCAGCTGCGACATTTTTAGATTCATCCAAATGGGACTCTTATGTGTGCAGGAAAGTGCAACGGATAGACCCACCATGTCGGATGTTGTTTCTATGCTTAGTAACGAAATGTCAATGTTGGCTATTCCAAAACGACCCGCATTCTTTCTAGGAAGAAGGGAGCACGTTGAAAATTAA